In one window of Tripterygium wilfordii isolate XIE 37 chromosome 1, ASM1340144v1, whole genome shotgun sequence DNA:
- the LOC120001263 gene encoding ER lumen protein-retaining receptor A has protein sequence MNIFRFAGDMTHLISVLVLLLKIYATKSCSGISLKTQELYALVFLSRYLDLFTNYISLYNTLMKLVFIGSSLAIVWCMRMHHAVKRSYDKEVDTFRHYYLVLACFVLATLVNEQFTLREVCWAFSIYLEAVAILPQLVLLQRSGNVDNLTGQYVFFLGAYRAFYILNWIYRYFTEQYFTRWIACIAGIVQTALYADFFYYYFISWKNNAKLQLPA, from the exons ATGAATATCTTCAGATTCGCCGGCGATATGACTCACTTGATTAGTGTATTGGTTCTCCTCCTCAAAATCTACGCCACCAAGTCGTGCTCTG gGATCTCACTTAAAACTCAAGAGCTGTACGCACTGGTGTTTTTGAGTCGGTACTTGGATCTATTCACGAACTATATCTCCCTGTACAACACTTTGATGAAGTTGGTCTTCATTGGAAGCTCTCTGGCAATTGTATGGTGCATGAGGATGCATCATGCTGTTAAGCGTTCTTATGATAAAGAGGTTGACACTTTCCGGCATTACTATCTCGTCTTGGCATGCTTTGTGTTGGCAACTCTTGTGAATGAGCAGTTCACACTTCGAGAG GTGTGCTGGGCATTTTCAATATACTTGGAGGCAGTGGCGATTCTTCCGCAATTAGTTTTGCTTCAAAGAAGTGGAAATGTGGACAATTTGACAGGGCAATATGTTTTCTTTCTTGG GGCCTATCGTGCTTTCTACATCCTTAACTGGATATACCGCTACTTCACGGAACAGTATTTTACTCGATGGATAG CTTGCATCGCTGGTATTGTCCAGACAGCGCTATATGCAGATTTTTTCTATTACTACTTTATCAG ctggAAAAACAATGCAAAGCTCCAGTTACCAGCTTGA
- the LOC119999459 gene encoding protein GRAVITROPIC IN THE LIGHT 1-like, translating into MDTIKCRSVPNGKSKLARTIQKVINIRTATKVPSNNNGGGGGGIGICMLTSQHKFEGGDSPTFCRSNSSSTDKQGEAKARQRAMMEAMVAKLFASVTSIKAAYAELQMAQNPYNSEAIQDADQAVVDELKAISVLKRSFLKKELDFSPHVTMMLAEIQEQQSLMKTYEITIKKMESQVELKEYDISSLKKKLDESIGYNKSLEKRLNASGSLSTFDYIQFSRLNMTNFVQVLHYTLRSMRSFVKSMIREMELAQWDLDVAARAIEPDAVFTKPSHRCFVFESFVFRTMFEGFNSPHFTLTSETQKQDKPPTEYFINRFKKLKSFAPKQFLAQNPNSSFAKFTRMKYFLIVHAKMECSLFGNLNQRKRLNSGEVPDSGFFTGFAEMAKRVWLLHSLAFSFGEDVNVYQVKKNCRFSEVYMDAVSDESLMASPNQSSIPDTDLRVGFTVVPGFKIGKNVIQSQVYLSTATSPASR; encoded by the coding sequence ATGGACACAATCAAATGCAGATCAGTCCCTAATGGCAAGAGCAAGCTAGCTCGAACCATCCAAAAGGTTATCAACATCAGGACTGCAACTAAGGTACCCTCCAACAACAAtggcggtggtggtggcggcATTGGGATTTGTATGCTTACGTCGCAACATAAATTCGAAGGAGGAGATTCCCCCACATTTTGCAGGTCCAACAGTAGTAGTACGGACAAACAGGGAGAAGCGAAGGCGAGGCAGAGAGCGATGATGGAGGCTATGGTGGCTAAGCTCTTCGCCAGTGTCACTTCTATCAAGGCTGCGTATGCAGAGCTTCAAATGGCCCAGAATCCTTACAACAGCGAAGCGATTCAGGATGCGGACCAGGCTGTTGTTGATGAATTGAAGGCTATTTCTGTGCTGAAGCGAAGTTTCTTGAAGAAAGAACTTGATTTTTCTCCTCATGTTACTATGATGCTCGCtgagattcaagaacaacaGAGCTTGATGAAGACTTACGagatcacaataaaaaaaatggaatcccAAGTTGAGCTCAAAGAATATGACATCTCATCGCTGAAGAAAAAGCTCGATGAATCAATTGGGTATAACAAATCGCTGGAGAAGAGGCTGAATGCGAGTGGGTCTTTATCAACGTTCGATTACATCCAGTTTTCGAGGTTGAATATGACCAATTTCGTACAGGTTTTGCATTACACGTTGAGATCTATGAGGAGTTTTGTTAAATCGATGATCCGTGAAATGGAGTTGGCACAATGGGATTTGGACGTAGCAGCCAGAGCTATAGAACCAGACGCAGTGTTCACGAAGCCAAGCCATCGATGTTTTGTGTTCGAATCATTTGTTTTTAGAACAATGTTCGAAGGATTCAATAGTCCACACTTTACGCTCACAAGCGAAACCCAAAAACAGGACAAGCCTCCGACTGAATATTTCATCAACAGATTCAAAAAGCTCAAATCTTTCGCACCCAAACAGTTTCTAGCACAAAATCCCAACTCGTCGTTTGCAAAATTTACAAGAATGAAGTACTTTTTAATAGTACATGCTAAAATGGAGTGTTCTCTGTTTGGAAATCTCAATCAGCGGAAGCGATTGAACTCCGGGGAAGTACCCGATTCTGGGTTTTTCACGGGTTTTGCAGAGATGGCGAAGCGGGTTTGGCTTTTGCACAGTTTGGCGTTCTCGTTCGGTGAAGATGTGAATGTTTATCAGGTAAAGAAGAATTGCAGATTCTCTGAGGTGTACATGGATGCTGTTAGTGATGAATCTTTAATGGCGTCCCCAAATCAAAGTTCGATTCCGGATACGGATCTCCGGGTGGGTTTTACGGTGGTTCCCGGGTTCAAAATCGGCAAAAATGTTATACAGAGTCAAGTCTACTTGTCAACGGCTACTTCTCCGGCGAGTCGTTGA
- the LOC119991483 gene encoding probable alpha,alpha-trehalose-phosphate synthase [UDP-forming] 7 — MMSKSYTNLLDLASGNFPVMGQTREKKRLPRVMTVPGVISELDDDQANSVNSDVPSSVVQDRIIIVANQLPVKAKRRPDNKGWSFSWDEDSLLLQLKDGLPEDMEVLYVGSLRVDVDANEQDDVSQLLLDRFKCVPAFLPHEILSKFYHGFCKQHLWPLFHYMLPYSANHGGRFDRSLWEAYVAANKIFSQRVIEIINPEDDYVWIHDYHLMVLPTFLRRRFTRLRMGFFLHSPFPSSEIYRSLPVREEILKALLNSDLIGFHTFDYARHFLSCCSRMLGLEYQSKRGYIGLEYYGRTVGIKIMPVGIHMGQIESVLRLADSEWRVGEIKRQFEGKTVLLGVDDMDIFKGVNLKMLAMEQMLQQHPKWQGRAVLVQVANPARGRGKDLEEIQDEIQASCKRINESFGRPGYEPIVFIDRPVSLSERAAYYAIAECVVVAAVRDGMNLTPYEYIVCRQGVSESESSSESTGPKRSMLVVSEFIGCSPSLSGAIRVNPWNIEATAEAMNEAISMADAEKQMRHEKHYRYVSTHDVAYWSRSFFQDLERTCTDHFRRHCWGIGLSFGFRVVALDPNFRKLSIDHIVSAYLRSKNRAILLDYDGTVMPQTSINKTPSQEVISIINTLCGDVKNKVFIVSGRGKDSLGKWFSPCKKLGIAAEHGYFLRWPTDEDWKICGQSSDFGWIQIAEPVMKLYTEATDGSYIETKESALVWHHRDADPGFGTSQAKEMLDHLESVLANEPVAVKRGQFIVEVKPQGVSKGLVAEKIFTSMAENGRQADFVLCIGDDRSDEDMFEIFGNAMTSGDLSSNTSVFACTVGQKPSKARYYLDDTSDVVLMLDALADASDSPPSTPEVSSP, encoded by the exons ATGATGTCCAAATCGTATACCAATCTTTTAGATCTGGCGTCCGGTAATTTTCCGGTGATGGGCCAAACCCGTGAGAAGAAGAGATTGCCCCGTGTAATGACTGTGCCAGGGGTGATTTCAGAGCTTGATGATGATCAGGCTAATAGTGTGAACTCAGACGTACCTTCTTCTGTTGTTCAGGATCGTATCATCATCGTAGCTAATCAGCTGCCTGTGAAAGCTAAACGTAGACCTGATAATAAAGGATGGAGCTTTAGTTGGGATGAGGATTCATTGTTGTTGCAATTGAAAGATGGTTTGCCTGAAGATATGGAGGTTTTGTATGTGGGTTCGTTGAGGGTTGATGTTGATGCAAATGAACAAGATGATGTGTCGCAACTTTTGTTGGATAGATTCAAATGCGTTCCGGCTTTCTTGCCACATGAAATTTTGTCCAAGTTTTATCATGGCTTCTGTAAACAGCATTTGTGGCCGTTGTTCCATTATATGCTTCCTTACTCTGCAAATCATGGTGGGAGGTTTGACCGGTCTTTGTGGGAGGCATATGTGGCAGCAAATAAGATTTTCTCTCAGAGAGTTATTGAGATTATTAATCCGGAGGATGACTATGTATGGATTCATGATTATCATCTGATGGTTTTGCCAACATTCTTGAGGAGGAGGTTTACTAGGTTGAGGATGGGGTTTTTTCTTCATAGTCCATTTCCTTCTTCGGAAATATATAGGTCTTTGCCTGTGAGGGAAGAGATACTTAAGGCGCTCCTGAATTCCGACCTCATTGGCTTTCACACTTTTGATTATGCTCGGCATTTTCTGTCTTGCTGTAGCAGAATGTTGGGTTTGGAATATCAATCGAAGAGGGGTTATATTGGGTTGGAGTATTATGGTAGGACTGTTGGGATAAAGATCATGCCAGTTGGGATTCACATGGGGCAGATCGAGTCTGTTTTGAGACTTGCAGATTCAGAGTGGAGGGTTGGAGAGATTAAACGACAGTTTGAAGGAAAGACTGTGTTGCTGGGGGTTGATGACATGGACATCTTTAAAGGTGTCAATTTGAAGATGTTGGCAATGGAACAAATGTTGCAGCAGCATCCGAAGTGGCAGGGAAGGGCCGTTTTGGTACAGGTTGCAAATCCTGCTAGGGGAAGAGGAAAAGATCTTGAGGAAATACAGGATGAAATACAAGCAAGTTGCAAGAGAATCAATGAAAGCTTTGGGCGGCCTGGCTATGAACCAATTGTTTTCATTGATAGGCCAGTATCTCTTAGTGAAAGAGCTGCTTATTATGCCATTGCTGAGTGTGTAGTGGTGGCAGCTGTACGGGATGGGATGAATCTTACCCCTTACGAGTATATTGTGTGCAGACAGGGAGTCTCTGAATCAGAGTCTAGCTCAGAATCAACTGGGCCCAAGAGGAGCATGCTGGTTGTATCAGAGTTCATTGGATGCTCTCCTTCTCTCAGCGGAGCAATTAGGGTCAACCCCTGGAACATTGAAGCAACTGCTGAGGCAATGAATGAGGCAATTTCAATGGCCGATGCTGAAAAGCAGATGCGTCATGAGAAGCATTATAGGTATGTCAGCACACATGATGTGGCATACTGGTCGCGGAGCTTCTTCCAAGATTTGGAGAGGACTTGCACAGATCATTTCCGAAGGCATTGTTGGGGAATTGGCTTGAGCTTTGGATTCAGAGTTGTAGCACTAGATCCTAATTTCAGAAAATTGTCTATTGATCACATTGTCTCCGCATATTTAAGGTCGAAAAATAGGGCTATACTGTTGGACTATGATGGAACTGTAATGCCGCAAACATCCATCAATAAAACTCCAAGTCAAGAGGTCATATCAATCATAAATACTCTTTGTGGAGATGTGAAAAACAAGGTTTTCATTGTAAGTGGCAGGGGAAAAGATAGTTTAGGCAAGTGGTTTTCCCCATGCAAGAAGCTTGGAATTGCAGCTGAGCATGGTTACTTCCTGAG GTGGCCTACGGATGAGGACTGGAAGATTTGTGGCCAAAGTAGTGACTTTGGGTGGATACAAATAGCTGAGCCTGTAATGAAATTGTATACAGAAGCTACAGATGGTTCTTACATTGAGACTAAGGAGAGTGCCTTGGTGTGGCATCATCGAGACGCAGACCCTGGGTTCGGAACCAGCCAGGCCAAGGAGATGCTGGACCATCTTGAAAGTGTTCTGGCAAATGAGCCTGTTGCGGTCAAAAGAGGCCAATTTATTGTGGAAGTGAAGCCACAG GGCGTCAGTAAAGGTCTGGTTGCTGAAAAGATCTTCACATCAATGGCAGAGAATGGAAGGCAGGCTGATTTTGTTCTTTGTATTGGTGATGATAGATCAGATGAAGACATGTTTGAGATTTTTGGCAACGCTATGACTAGCGGTGACCTTTCTTCAAATACATCTGTTTTTGCATGCACTGTTGGACAGAAACCAAGTAAAGCCAGGTACTACTTGGATGACACAAGTGATGTTGTACTCATGCTCGATGCTCTAGCAGATGCTTCCGACTCTCCACCTTCCACCCCAGAAGTATCTTCACCTTGA